One genomic region from Anguilla rostrata isolate EN2019 chromosome 2, ASM1855537v3, whole genome shotgun sequence encodes:
- the LOC135249026 gene encoding serine/threonine-protein kinase/endoribonuclease IRE1-like isoform X3 yields the protein MYDIKNRELRWNATYSDYASTLHDEDDGGSKYTEAAHFVSNGDGLVVTVDSESGDVRWVQNYDSPVVAMYIWQRDGLRKVPHTNVAVETLRYLTFMSGEVGRITQWKYPFPKEKPKNKLMSTLYVGKYSTSLYASPSLVHDGVTVVPRGSTFPLLEGPGSQGPAGGEDKECVITPSTDVKFSTALKERNRVNFMRNYLLLIGHHETPPNAHHKLLERFPDSIPRQQGNVIPPSADKPMEEQKVNDSDMEDSTARPPVTSVQEKGGRPARVEAPVDSMLKDMATIIFCTFLLAGWVAFVIAYPKSVHRQQQLQHQEFQRQMEEKLELLQRQQLVFQPPADLPPDADFLLDVARARAESSNNSSPSLTPRASNHSDLSAPEPGGAGAEQDDGDEESSVVRVGNISFSPKNVLGHGAEGTIVYKGQFDNRPVAVKRILPECFSFADREVQLLRESDEHPNVIRYFCTEKDRQFQYIAIELCAATLQEYVEQPGFQRHGLQPVDLLQQTMSGLAHLHSLSIVHRDLKPHNILVSVPNAHGRVRAMISDFGLCKKLAVGRHSFSRRSGVPGTEGWIAPEVLSEDCKDNPTCAVDIFSAGCVFYYVVSQGRHPFGKSLQRQANILLGAYSLEHLQTDRHEGIVATDLILQMLSMEPQKRPSAESVLKHPFFWGLEKQLQFFQDVSDRIEKEPLDGPIIRQLERGGRAVVQGDWRENITVPLQTDLRKFRSYKGGSVRDLLRAMRNKKHHYRELPAAVQETLGSIPDGFVCYFTSRFPHLLQHTYRAMHACAHERLFLPYYHYRGTPVQTPPPPVQTPPPPAQTPPPPAQTPPPPVQTPPHPAQTLPPPTHAPAPSAQPPPPSAQTLPPPAQIPPPPTQTLPPSTQNSPLLHKPCSYLLLHKPCPLLQSPRPLLYKPRPLLHKSSLHPHKPRPLLHKASLHPHKPHPLLHKASLHPHKPHPLLHKSSLHPHKPHPSYTNPASTHTNPAPSYAKPASPHTNPFPPTRSRAAQTARGAPAHGLRVRDGHVCVWGGGGVLVGLGFATSMP from the exons ATGTACGACATCAAGAACAGGGAGCTGCGCTGGAACGCCACCTACTCGGACTACGCCTCCACCCTGCACGACGAGGACGACGGCGGCAGCAAATACA CAGAGGCGGCCCACTTCGTGTCCAACGGCGACGGGCTGGTGGTGACGGTGGACTCCGAGTCGGGGGACGTGCGGTGGGTGCAGAACTACGACTCGCCCGTGGTGGCCATGTACATCTGGCAGCGGGACGGCCTGCGCAAGGTGCCGCACACCAacgtcgccgtggagacgctGCGCTACCTCACCTTCATGTCCGGGGAGGTGGGCCGCATCACGCAGTGGAAGTACCCCTTCCCCAAGGAGAAGCCCAAGAACAAGCTGAT GTCTACCCTGTACGTGGGGAAGTACTCCACCAGTCTGTACGCGTCGCCGTCCTTGGTGCACGACGGCGTCACCGTTGTG CCCCGCGGCAGCACCTTCCCCCTGCTGGAGGGGCCCGGCAGCCAGGGGCCCGCCGGCGGGGAGGACAAGGAGTGCGTCATCACCCCCAGCACCGACGTCAAGTTCTCCACCGCCCTGAAGGAGCGCAACCGCGTCAACTTCATGAGGAACTACCTGCTGCTGATCG GGCACCACGAGACGCCCCCAAACGCTCACCACAAACTCCTGGAGCGGTTCCCGGACAGCATACCCCGGCAGCAGGGCAACGTCATCCCCCCCAGCGCGGACAAGCCCATGGAAGAG CAGAAGGTGAATGACAGTGACATGGAGGACAGCACCGCGAGGCCCCCGGTCACGTCTGTGCAGGAGAAGGGGGGCAGGCCGGCGCGCGTGGAGGCCCCGGTGGACTCCATGCTCAAGGACATGGCCACCATCATCTTCTGCACCTTCCTCCTGGCTGGATGGGTGGCCTTCGTCATCGCATATCCCAAG AGCGTGCaccggcagcagcagctgcagcaccaGGAGTTCCAGCGGCAGATGGAGGAGAAGCTGGAGCTCCTGCAGAGGCAGCAGCTGGTCTTCCAGCCGCCCGCCGACCTGCCGCCGGACGCCGACTTCCTGCTGGACGTGGCGCGGGCGCGGGCCGAGAGCTCCAACAACAGCAGCCCCAGCCTCACCCCGCGCGCCTCCAACCACTCCGACCTGTCCGCGCCCGAGCCGGGCGGCGCCGGCGCCGAGCAGGACGACGGAG ACGAGGAGTCCAGTGTTGTCAGGGTTGGAAACATTTCCTTCAGTCCGAAAAACGTGCTGGGTCACGGAGCAGAGGGAACCATCGTGTACAA GGGCCAGTTTGACAACCGTCCCGTGGCGGTGAAGCGAATCCTCCCAGAGTGCTTCAGCTTCGCCGACCGCGAGGTGCAGCTGCTGCGCGAGTCGGACGAGCACCCCAACGTCATCCGCTACTTCTGCACCGAGAAGGACCGGCAGTTCCAGTACATCGCCATCGAGCTGTGCGCCGCCACGCTGCAGGAG tacgtGGAGCAGCCTGGCTTCCAGCGTCACGGCCTGCAGCCGGTGGACCTGCTGCAGCAGACCATGTCCGGGCTGGCTCACCTGCATTCGCTGAGCATCG TGCACCGGGACCTGAAGCCACACAACATCCTGGTGTCGGTGCCCAACGCGCACGGGCGCGTGCGGGCCATGATCTCGGACTTCGGCCTGTGTAAGAAGCTGGCGGTGGGCCGGCACAGCTTCAGCCGCAGGTCCGGCGTTCCCGGCACCGAGGGCTGGATCGCCCCGGAGGTCCTGAGCGAGGACTGCAAGGACAACCCC ACGTGCGCTGTGGACATCTTCTCTGCGGGCTGCGTGTTTTACTACGTGGTGTCGCAAGGCCGCCACCCCTTCGGCAAGTCCCTGCAGCGGCAGGCCAACATCCTCCTGGGCGCCTACAGCCTGGAGCaccttcagacagacagacacg AAGGCATCGTGGCCACAGACCTGATTCTGCAGATGCTGAGCATGGAGCCCCAGAAGAGGCCGTCTGCAGAGAGCGTGCTCAAGCACCCCTTTTTCTGGGGCCTGGAGAAGCAGCTGCAGTTCTTCcag GACGTGAGCGACCGGATAGAGAAGGAGCCGCTGGACGGACCAATCATCCGAcagctggagagaggggggcgggcggtGGTGCAGGGGGACTGGAGGGAGAACATCACCGTCCCCTTACAGACAG ATCTGCGCAAGTTCCGTTCGTATAAAGGCGGATCGGTCCGAGACCTGCTCCGAGCCATGAGGAATAAG AAGCACCACTACCGGGAGCTGCCGGCCGCCGTGCAGGAGACGCTGGGCTCCATCCCCGACGGCTTCGTGTGCTACTTCACCTCCCGCTTCCCgcacctgctgcagcacacctaCCGGGCCATGCACGCCTGCGCTCACGAGCGGCTCTTCCTGCCTTACTACCACTACAGAGGGACCCCCgtgcaaaccccgcccccgcccgtacaaaccccgccccctcctgcacaaaccccgccccctcctgcacagaccccgccccctcctgtaCAAACCCCGCCCCATCCCGCAcaaaccctgccccctcctaCACATGCCCCAGCCCCTTCCGCACAGCCCCCGCCTCCTTCTGCAcaaaccctgccccctcctgcacaaatcccaccccctcccacacaaaCCCTGCCCCCTTCCACACAAAACTCGCCCCTCCTGCACAAACCGTGCTCCTACCTGCTCCTGCAcaaaccctgccccctcctgcagagcccccgcccccttctgtACAAACCACGCCCCCTCCTACACAAATCCAGCCTCCACCCacacaaaccccgccccctcctacACAAAGCCAGCCTCCAcccacacaaaccacaccccctcctaCACAAAGCCAGCCTCCAcccacacaaaccacaccccctcctaCACAAATCCAGCCTCCACCCAcacaaaccccacccctcctaCACAAATCCCGCCTCCACCCACACAAATCCCGCCCCCTCCTACGCAAAGCCAGcctccccacacacaaacccattcCCCCCCACCAGATCCCGCGCAGCTCAAACTGCCAGAGGAGCCCCCGCACATGGACTCCGTGTGAGAGAcggacatgtttgtgtgtgggggggcgggggggtgttggtTGGGCTTGGCTTTGCAACTTCTATGCCTTAA